From Callithrix jacchus isolate 240 chromosome 15, calJac240_pri, whole genome shotgun sequence, one genomic window encodes:
- the GHRL gene encoding appetite-regulating hormone produces the protein MPSPKTICGLLLLSVLSLDLAMAGSSFLSPEHQRIQQRKESKKPPAKLQTRALESWLRPEDGDQAEGVEDELEIQFNAPFDVGIKLSGVQYQQHSQALGKFLQDILWKEAKEAPTDK, from the exons ATGCCCTCCCCAAAGACAATCTGCGGCCTCCTGCTCCTGAGCGTGCTCTCGCTGGACTTGGCCATGGCAGGCTCCAGCTTCCTGAGCCCTGAACACCAGAGAATCCAG CAGAGAAAGGAGTCCAAGAAGCCACCAGCCAAGCTGCAGACCCGAGCTCTGGAAAGCTGGCTCCgcccagaagatggagaccaGGCAGAAGGGGTAGAGGATGAACTGGAAATCCAG TTCAACGCGCCCTTTGATGTTGGAATCAAGCTGTCAGGGGTTCAGTACCAGCAGCACAGCCAGGCCTTGGGGAAGTTTCTTCAGGACATCCTCTGGAAAGAGGCCAAAG AGGCCCCAACTGACAAGTGA